tcacaaaaagtacatgctccgccgggactcgaacccggatctctcacttgccgggtgagtgtgctaccactacactacagagcccttacgttttaagattcaattattttgtacttggctgtatctgtcacatatgtgtttaaataaccaaacaaacgtatgatcggaagaccaaacacctgtcaaacgacttttaatttatattcattaaatttgtacaaatggcaatagcttaatttaatttttcaataaacattgaattacaaaaagtacttgcttcgctgggactcgaacccggatctccacttgccgggtgagtgtgctaccactacacctcagagcccttacttttaatatatatatatatatataaggatagTTTCTAAACCTCAACATAATctaagttacaaaaaaataatgtatcaaaTGTAATATTGTGTTGGATATGGTGAACAGATTATATCTGGTCAATTGCGGTAACAATGCTCTTATTACTTCTTTTCTAAAATATCTTGTGCTGAAGAAAAACAGCTGACCTTTGAGAAGTCCAGCAGTCCTGGCTCGCCACAGATGCCAAAGTCTGGTCCCAGCGGGTGGTCCAGTCCTCCGCACACAGCTCACTGACCGCCAGACACTGGTCCCACCCGGTCCGCTGGTCCCGCCTCAGTCCATGCTGGTCGAACTCAACTACCCGCCCTCGTGAGTCTGTCACCCCGATGTGCAAGTCACTGCTTGCCTTGTAGTCACTGTGCATAAAGTTTCAAATTGATTTAAGGGTATGCACAGAATATCATGGGCTTATTATAAGGGGGGCTCAAACCCCccatgaaaattttgaaaaagaacattaaaattgcatctttatgaacacatttatgaggtcttaaagctcaacaatttccTGGGGAAAAATTTCCGAACCCCTATTTTTGGAGGTTATTATATCGTTACTAAACCATCCAGTGTGTCAGGTTTCCCCCCTCCCCCTGAAATAATTTACTATGTACGCCACTGCAGATTATCATCAGAAAAACCCACTTGAAAATGTCTGTTTTCATTTTAGCTTGTTTGCCTGACAAAAGACTCCATATGActtgttttctaaatatacacGAATTTCATACTAATTGTTTTTGATGCAGGAAACAGACAGTCAAAGCGATaggaattgaaattttaaaaattaaaactaaacttggCTTTATTGGAGAAGAAGTTAAGATTGTGAAGTCCTCTATACCACTTGAACTCAGAATAATTTATCACATTAAAGAAACATATGAGCATTAATTGGATATAGGATATATTCTCCAAAAGCTTACATTTATCTGGCTTGTcacataataatgaaaaataccaACTTTTCGGACTTGGTGTTGTATCCGATAAAGCTATGCCAAAAGGCAAAGACCATCttatttattatgagaagattaaGTACAcgaattaagaaaattatttttgcataatgtatattataatttacaataaattgaaaactaatgatttatttatgGATTATCATAGTAGGTATAAATGGGTTATAAAAACTTGCTGTTTTACTGTTACTGTATTAGTTGGTAACACAATAGTGTTAACAGACCTGTTACTCCATGAGACAGTTTTTTGTCTATTAATcagaatatgtttacatttgtaaGTATTTTAAGATTCTCTGCTTTAATGGTTTATCTATATAAAGTCCCTCATCAAAATTATGAAGTTATCATTAATCATTAAGTACTATTGTAATTGTGACACTATTTCATGGTACCTGATTCTACATGATTTTAATgaatacagaatatttaaatttgaaatagcattttacataaatttataagatTCCATCCTATGTTGttggttaaacatttttagaaaaaaagtcttaacccttttaatgccagacATTTTTTCAGTGACCATTCGAAAAATGCCaacctgttttcaaaaagtacatgcgaagaatgccaggccctttttccataatttgacaactattttaaaaaaatgtataacttttttatttattgaaggaaattatccATTGAGGTGTTGTTTTTTTATGTCATAATGTGAAGTGTTTGAAAcaaatgagtattaaaatttttacaaatttatataatttatatttgtaaaaaacaaaaaataaaaaaacaaaaacttaaaaaaaaattagtttgaacATATAAAGGTACCTTTTTTATTAGCCTTAACTAAAAAGTAGTTACTggcaattgtactatatttaattgttaacacacACGCCAAATTTGAAGAACTTGCCTTGAAAAATAGTGAAGTTACAGCGTTTTATTGAAAACCTTGTAAAgtccacattttacagtaaaattcagtaagacatattttggtcagtttcattcaaaatcacTTTGTTTACACGTGTTGTTTAGcccaatgtaaaaaaattgtttgttgaaataataaagaaagtagtttacataaaattaaaattaattatttacaatatagggtacataatttaaaatttttttaacacttgtgtTTGCCGAAGCACAAAGTATGAATCCCCCTCTTTTACTCATGGtcaaatctatttacaataatcacaaaactaataataatataagcaaactgaaataaacaaaagaaaagcacgaataattcccattaaaacataacctagcaACAACGTATTACCACAGAAACCAGACGCTCATTGAATGATTGGACGTAAATGAGGTTGAAAACAGCTGATAACGTCATCACATGTTGAGTTTGTATCAATAGTAGTAGTGTCTAGATACAGTATGCAAAGTTTAGTGGCATttagtcaataattaaaactacaatataacaaaaaccggACGAGCGCCCCCAGCGCACGTCGGCATTTTTCGTAAAACCTAATGACGTGCGCTCGCGGCGCACgtcggcattaaaagggttaaatttgaacatttcatatatttagtGCTTTTTACATTAATCTATTGTAAGCGAAATTCCTTTCTGATGTTGGTAATTGTCAAGGACCGTAGTAAATTGTTTGAAATCAACTTGGGTTACTAATTGGGCCAATTCGTGTATTACTAACTCCAAAAAATGGACAAAAAAGTACAcaagctatttttaaacatagatCACTGATATGGAGTTAATAAATGTCTATACAAATAGAACATAACTGATACTTCTTTATGGAATGTAACTAACCAGTCACATACACAAGgcacattttagaaaaaaatgtgtaaaatatactGAGATGAAATCATATAGAGAGAGAAATGTCAACAATTGTGACCTTTTTTGCTGCTGGCCAATTGCATTACTACCGAGATTCTGAAAAATTGTCAGAAAGGTAGTCGAAGTTTAATACGTATAGTACAATCACCTTTCAAGTATGGCTTTCATGAAAACTTTAGAACTGTTAAAGCAGTTTCAGATCGGATTAACTGACTATATGTCTGGAGCTTTAAATGTAGTATAGAAGTAATTAACTCTAAAACTTACTTGAGAAAATCTCCATTGGTAGGCTTTATGATGACAGCACATGGATACTGCTGGGCTCTGACAAACGGGTAGGGCACTCTGGACAGAACAATAAGTGTATTTTAGTCAACAATTGTTATGTACTCTTATGATTTCTATTTGTAAGCTACTAACAAAGAAGTACCATTTAAATAGGTTTCGTTTTGCTTAGGATCAGATGATAGTAACTTAATATATGCCTCTGTAAACTATTCAAGAGATTTATGGATTGCTCTTCTATCTCAACCTTGCCAGTTGCCAGTGAATTTGTGTCCGTTCTTGAAAACGAAATAACCGGAAATTCACAGACTGGTTCATCAACCCTATGTATTAGGAGGAACCTGGATAGAATATTGGGCAGGCATTATTTTCCCTTGCAAATTTGggattaaaaataatggattttctCCCaccttttaatttcttaaaatcttgttttctccactaaaaaggaagaaaaaactGGATGTGgacaaaattcatattatttcgTTGAAATTCCATTTCattttagagtaaataataacttgtataaaaaatattgtagcaTACATACATGGTGCTGACATCTAGCCTAGCATTAAATTAAACCATAAGCtgttttttcacttatttttttttaataagtaaaataaatggtTGTATCCTTTTATTCCAATttcctaaattaataaaactgtttatgtaTAACATTTAGTAGTTGGctatctgatttaaaaaaatggagaGAGTCAACCTTAACAGTACTATTATTACCttgaatttaagtaatttaaatgttttgtaaaatcttaatctgtttttaattttaatagtttaaaactaaaaacaaccaTTCCAGTTATATTAATAAGGTATATAGGATAAATTACAATTAGTTATTTAAAGAGTAccaataaacaacaatttattgacattgtttttattgaaaatatagtttgttGTGATTGTTTTCGGAGAGGAAGTGTTGAGTTTGGACATAACTCGTCTTTCATTCTCGCCTTCCTGGTTCCGTTCTAGAGGTAAGACGGTaattcagtaatcagtactttgtaacggttactgagaaccaaaaatactgataactgatactttgtatctagtactccATATGGTCATAAGATACAGATGTTTTCTCGTACTGATTACTTTAATAGTCCTGAAGTACTTATATCCTTACTGATACCGAATACTGAAATAATGATCTGAggctaaaaaatacaaaataaatagcgcgatatattttaaatttttatatattactttatagtaaacgtttattattatttaaatcattcagtattactgacatatactgctgaaagatcgttctcaacaaagaaacggatcaagaactttttaaggaacaaaattgggCCTTAtctactctctgtccactacgggaaaatatcagttgtctggacccccccccccccaattatttcctggctacgttcttggacAGAAGTAGACGATTTTGGACCAAACTAGGGATTGGAATATCTTCCTGTGTTCATCACTTGGAGTGTTTTATTACAGTATCTCACCGAAAAAGTCGAATACAAACGCGTGAAAGACTAATAACCAAAGCTAAATGACGctcgtttaaatattttagtgttttcaatttaaatctattttgttGACAATCGACTATAAAAAAGATAGATATACGTGTcatcacaaaaaaaatatatataaaccattaaaaaataacgtttagtaTCTAAAGATCATCaagaacattattattatcattggcTCTCATAACCATTGCATTGTGAAGACCGTTTCACTATTGTGGTAAAGAACCCATTAAGTCCCTGAcgtcaattaaaatttaatttttggtaattttataacaagagtacagtattttttatgtGCTGCCCATATCGATAATGGGctgcatataataaaaattaaattagaaacattaaaacaatttttcggCCAAAcgtattttttcagaaaaaatcttctttaaaaaaaattaaataagtaccTCAGATTGGACGTATTACACCATGTACGGTTGATATTAACATAAACGTGTATATATTAACAAAGACTGgtattttccccaaaaaaggtAACCTTGGAAATAGGTTCCAAAACCAATTCTACAACTTATAACCAAAACTCGACTTTGTACAACATAACAGTAATTTTCCCTACTACACGTGGGAGATTAGTAGAAAGCAATCGAAGACacgttattaattatatttttgcctCGActtttatgaaggaaacaggatttttccggaaatttaccatcgttcagtgatacaaaaaaatcagtaacactacgtttcgagatctgcaatctgatctcttcctcaggtaaatatcCAACAAATCAAACTTGAGcgtatgtcaggaatcacaaccaccatgttgtgtgtcaacttcactaactctaaaacatgcacttaataaaaaacaaaacacaacacaaattcttttaatgaactacggaatacaggtctcaataggtctgcattcgccgaccaaccacatACAACTGACACTTTTATGTCATGAAGTTATTGTGGTGTTGCTGACACTAGGCACCCTACTCTAGACGCCCAttatgttactgttaaatttctCCACTTACCGAACATACCATTGAATACAAAGAGGGGAAATGACTCACCTGAACGGAATGAGGGCGGGGGTGACGTTGGTAAGACTGGTGCGGCAGACTGGACAGTGCTCGGGCAACTGGAAACAGAAGACTCGGGGGCCACAGTGCTGCACACACAGTATCCCTGGGTCACAGTCCATCTGGAACACGCAGTTACCGTGAGCATAGGCTGATTAGCACTTCAACAAGGATAAATATAACACAAGGGCATGAGAATCAGAACAAAATCAAACCGTGCTGAAGTTTGTGCAGTAAAGTTCCGCTATTACAAAAATCCGCCTATTCCGaaacccgtttctttgttgagaacgatctttcagcagtacatgtcagtaatgctggattatttaaataataataaacatttactaaaaaggtaatgtcaaatattaaaactttggggggtccggaccccttggatcctGCTCTAGCTACATCCTTGCAGTTCTGCCCATTGCAATCTACTTTCGGTATAACCGTGTTGAAGCTTGTGAAGTAAAGTCCCGCCTTTTCAGAAAACCATATATTCCGAAAATCCGCCTTTTCAGAAACCATATACTCCGAAAATCTGCCTATTCAGAAATCATATATTCCGAAAATCTGCCTATTCAGAACCCCGCTATTCCAAAAATTCGTCTATTCCGAAACCCTATATTCCGAATCTCGCTATTCCGGATAACCGCCTATTCCGATCCCCACTATTCCGAAAATCCACATGTTCCGAAACCCGCTATTCCGAAAATTCGTCTACTCCGAATAAAGTTCAGAAAAATACAGATATTtacatttcatgttttataaataaaaaaaatcattaaatcttcaatttttaactttaaaactaaaagaaagaagaaattattagaagaaaatatatattaaaaagacaTTCATGAAAAAACGTACgtgttatacaaaatatactgtacaaGGAACGTTTAATAAAGACATACCTGTGCTTAGAGCCTCGGTTCGAGGAAAGCACTAAACTAAGTTACCCACACTTAAGAGGTAAAGTCAGTGATATCTTCCGACGAAGTGCAGTGAATCGACATTAGGATGTAATGTTCCGCCATCGCCGCATAAACATAACATCATTAGGTGTTGATGAATCTTGTTGTTCGAGTTCGACTTAGCGTAAGGCGAGGTCAAGAGCATTTGCCGCGTCTGAGAGTGATTAAACTGACCTTCCCTTCCGGCTTTCACCTGTCCACGAGCCGGTCAACGCCGATATTATTCGTGAAATCCGCCTATTCCGGattcccgctaatccgaacagaGTTCGGTCCCAATTAGTTCGGATTAGCTGGAATCTACTTGTATGTAAATAGTTAGTATGGAGAACCAAGGTGGTCATGTGCCAAAAATACACTTCCAAA
This genomic stretch from Homalodisca vitripennis isolate AUS2020 chromosome 6, UT_GWSS_2.1, whole genome shotgun sequence harbors:
- the LOC124364234 gene encoding MKRN2 opposite strand protein produces the protein MDCDPGILCVQHCGPRVFCFQLPEHCPVCRTSLTNVTPALIPFRVPYPFVRAQQYPCAVIIKPTNGDFLNDYKASSDLHIGVTDSRGRVVEFDQHGLRRDQRTGWDQCLAVSELCAEDWTTRWDQTLASVASQDCWTSQRYHEETFNCYTFVLAFLRCLRDGTLSEAAASKVQFCEAFVSPRATTACKYIALYRRLKDSGYYVSRTPAVS